The stretch of DNA TGGGTGTCGCGCGCGGTGCTGCCGGGCATGGCGTCCCGCGACCGCGGCCACGTGGTGAACATCGGCTCGATCGCCGGCCACGAGGTCTACCCCAACGGCAACGTCTACTGCGCGACGAAGTCCGCCGTCGCGGCCCTCGGCCACGGCATGCGCATCGACCTGAAGGGGACGCGCGTGCGCGTCAGCAACGTGGACCCCGGCATGGTCGAATCCGAATTCAGCCTCGTGCGCTTCCACGGCGACGAGGAACGCGCCGCCAAGGTCTACCGCAACTTCCCGCCCCTGCAGCCCGCCGACGTGGCCGACGCGGTCCTCTACTGCGTAACACGACCGGCGCACGTGAACATCTCCGAGCTGGTGTTGTGGCCTACGGACCAAAAAACCGCCACCATCAATCACCCGCGCGGAATAGAGGATGCCGGCCGGTCCTAGGATCCCTTCCTGTAGAGAGAGCACCTTCGCCCAGATGATCCATCGCCACGATGACAGGGGGCGCGTTCCGGGCACCTCGTGTGCCCGGAACGCTTGACTTACGGTCCCCTGCGCCCTCCTGGCGCAGGAAACCT from bacterium encodes:
- a CDS encoding SDR family oxidoreductase, giving the protein MKNLQNSCVMVTGASSGIGEACARAFAREGARLILVARRRDRLTELAADLGAPSLTIGLDVRDREAVDAAVAALPDPWRDIDVLVNNAGLSRGLDPLHQGDHADWEEMIDTNVKGLLWVSRAVLPGMASRDRGHVVNIGSIAGHEVYPNGNVYCATKSAVAALGHGMRIDLKGTRVRVSNVDPGMVESEFSLVRFHGDEERAAKVYRNFPPLQPADVADAVLYCVTRPAHVNISELVLWPTDQKTATINHPRGIEDAGRS